A stretch of DNA from Raphanus sativus cultivar WK10039 unplaced genomic scaffold, ASM80110v3 Scaffold1050, whole genome shotgun sequence:
ttttaatagtattgattcaATAACTCtgttgattttgaattttttagatttacttACTCTAGCCAGTAACCTGCCCCTAATACGtaaaataattatcttttaCATTATAAAAAGTTTGTCCATGTGACTTTTGATAATGATGATTGAAACAAAAAGTCGTATATatgtttctaaaaataaaaggtCGGAGAAGACAAAGGTGGGAAGCGCAGTGAGTGGTGCGTTGCTCATCTTGCTCCATCTGGAGAAGCCATGGCTCTAATTCTGATGCAGGTGTGTTAGATTTTTATTACACCTTCATTTTCAAGAACAATGCTATCCTCCTAAAGAAAGTATTAAACAACGATTTTTCAGGTGTTCTTCACTGTGATAGGTGCTAGTGGAAACATATGGAGTGTGATCAACACGGCGCCGAGCATATTCTTGTTTGCTTTGGTCCAAATTGGGACACACCTTGCTGTGATATTGGGTGTAGGGAAGCTGCTCAACATTGAGCTAAGGTTGCTGCTTTTGGCATCAAATGCTAATGTTGGAGGACCTACTACTGCAGCTGGAATGGCCACGGCAAAGGGATGGAACTCGTTGATCGTTCCCGGGATTTTGGCTGGAATATTTGGGATTGCCATTGCAACCTTCATAGGGATTGCATTTGGAGTGAAAGTCCTCAAGTTCATGTGAAAAATGGTGGTATGACTAAATGGATTGGACTCTCTGCTCTCTCTGTATCTTTGCATTATCAAAGGAAACAGTTTCTTCAATAAAATATCGAGTCTTTGTGTTGCAATGAATGTTACCCTATTATGGCTATTATGCTAAACAGAGATGTAAACGACTTGGTTTTAAAATAATGTAGTATTGGCATTGAAAACGAGGTCAACACaaaggcaaaagaaaaaaagcaaaaagaagaaaagattaACCATCCCATTACAAATATGTTTACAAAATAATGCAAGATTGTGCTTACAATGTCCAAATGTCATTTTTATAATCTTagctttatttttctatttgttgTCATGGAT
This window harbors:
- the LOC108845994 gene encoding uncharacterized protein LOC108845994 gives rise to the protein MALILMQVFFTVIGASGNIWSVINTAPSIFLFALVQIGTHLAVILGVGKLLNIELRLLLLASNANVGGPTTAAGMATAKGWNSLIVPGILAGIFGIAIATFIGIAFGVKVLKFM